Below is a genomic region from Candidatus Schekmanbacteria bacterium.
ACTGTAAAGCCCTTATTGCAGCCTCTCTTCCGGCACCGGGCCCTTTTACGTAAACTTCAATCTGCTTCATGCCAAATTCAATGGCTTTCTTTGCAGCACCTTCAGCTGCCAGAGTTGCAGCAAAGGGAGTACTCTTTCTTGATCCCTTAAAAGCCTGCGTACCGGTACTCGCCCAGGTTAAGACGTTCCCTTCAATATCTGTTATAGTGACAATCGTATTGTTAAAAGTAGACTGAATATGGGCAATACCATTGCGCACTATTTGCTTTTCTTTTTTCTTCTTAACTTTTTTTTCCTTAACCATTAATCACCCCGTAATATTTATCAGCAACAATTTGCTTCTATTCTGCTGACTTCTTTTTTACTATTCCGCCTTTTCTCGGTCCCTTGCGTGTCCTTGCATTGGTGTGAGTGCGTTGACCCCTTACAGGAAGGCTTCTTCTGTGCCTTAAACCCCTGTAGCATCCTATATCCATAAGGCGTTTTATGTTTATGGATATATCTTTCCTGAGGTCACCCTCAATCTTCAGGTCCCTCTCTATAACTTTTCTCAGCTCATTCACTTCAGGGTCGCTGAGATTCTTCACCTTCTTGAACCCGTCCACCCCTGTTATTTGCAGCACCTTCTGTGATGTTGCTCTCCCAATCCCAAAGATATAAGTGAGCGCTATCTCTACATTCTTTTCTTTTGGTAAATCAACTCCGCCTATCCTTGCCAATTCTCGCTCCTCCTGTTCCCTAACCTTGACGCTGCTTGTGTTTAGGGTTGATGCATAACACTCTTACCGTGCCTTTTCTCTTTATTATCTTGCACTTATCACAGATTTTTTTTACTGATGCTCTTACTTTCATTTTCCTGCTCCTACTTTCTATCCTTGTGTCGGTAAATGATCCTTCCTCTTGTGAGGTCATAGGGGGATAACTGCACAGTGACCTTATCACCCGGTAATATCTTAATAAAATTCATCCTCATCTTACCTGAAACATGTGCCAGTATCTTATGCCCATTTTCCAGTTCAGCCCTGAACATTGCATTAGGCAATGTCTCAAGGATAGTAGCTACCACTTCAATGGGCTCTTCCTTCGGCATCCGATTTAGCTCCCCCCTCCTGCAAACTCACTTAAGCCAGTGTTAAAATCTCGGCACAGTCATTTTTGATAGCTATCGTATGTTCAAAATGGGCAGAAAGTTTACCATCTTTTGTAATTGCAGTCCACCCATCATTTAATATTTCTACATCGCAGCTTCCTTCGTTTACCATAGGTTCTATGGCAAAAACCATACCGCTTTTAAGCCTTATACCTTTGCCGGGTTCCCCGAAGTTCGGTATCTGCGGCGGCTCATGGAGCTCTCTTCCTATGCCGTGGCCTACAAAATACTTTACTACCGAAAATCCATTCCGCTCAACTTCCAGCTGAATAGCATTTGATATATCTCCCAGCCGGTTCCCCTCTCTTGCTTCCCTTATGCCTGCCTCGAGGGAATTCCTTGTCACATCTATAAGCTTCCTGGCATTCTCATTTATCTTACCCACAGGGAATGTTGCTGCGGCATCACCGAAATATCCTTCATTCTCTGCGCCTATGTCAATACTTACTATATCTCCTTCGCAAAGCACCCGGCCAGCAGGAATACCGTGAACAATCTCATTGTTGACGGAAATACAAAGTGTTGCCGGATACCCTTTGTACCCTTTGAAAGCCGGTTTACATTTAAGCTCAAGAATACGCTTTTCAGCATATTCATCAAGATCTTTTGTTTTAACCCCCGGTGCAACCATCTTGCCAAGCTCTGTCAATATCTCAGCCACAATCCTGTTCACACGACGCATTGTATCAAGCTCCCGGGGAGACCTAAGCGCGATCATCTGCTATTCCCAATAGCATCGCATATCAGTCCGAAGACCTTCCCTATCTCAAGAGAGCCGTCTATTTCTTCCAGTATTCTTTTATTACCGTAATATTGAATAAGCGGGCTTGTCTGATTCTTGTAAACCTTCAGCCGCTCACGTATGGTTGCTTCCTTGTCATCATCCCTCTGGAAGAGTTTCGCCTGACACTTATCACACTTGTCTGCTGTCTTCGGGGGATTGAACATCAGGTGGAACACCTCGCCGCATGAACTGCAAGTTCTCCTGCCGCTTAATCTTTTTACAAGTTCCTCATCCAAAGCTGTTATGGAAACAACCTTCTTAAGAGGAAGATTTTTCTTTGAAAGAAGCTTATCAAGCTCTTCAGCCTGCACTATAGTCCTCGGGAATCCGTCGAGAATGAAGCCTTTTTTGCAATCATCCTCTCCTATTCTTTCAGCGATAAGCCCTATTACTATCCTGTCCGGAACAAGTTCACCCTTGTCCATGAAGGTCTTTGCCTCTACGCCAAGCGGCGTTCCCTGTTTCACTGCGCTTCTAAGCATATCACCGGTAGATATCTGCGGAATCGAAAATTTTTCCGCACACATCTTTGCCTGCGTACCTTTTCCAACCCCGGGAGGACCTAAAAAAATCAGGTTGTTCATTATCTATCCGCGCCTCCCCTTCAATCTTCCTTTTTTCAGGAACCCTTCATAGTGCCTTGTAAGCAGATGGGATTCTATCTGCGATACAGTGTCAAGGGCTACACCCACGACTATGAGCAGCGCTGTACCACCGAAATAAAAGGGGACGCGGCCATATCTTATTAGAAAATCAGGCATAACCGAGACTGCCGAAAGATAAAGAGCTCCGCCGAAAGTTATACGCATAAGGACTTTATCAATATACTCGGAGGTCTTCTTCCCGGGACGTATCCCCGGTATGAATCCGCCGTACTTTTTCATGTTCTCAGACAGATCAGTTGGATTAAAAATTATGGCCGTATAAAAATAGCAGAAGAATATGATTCCAAGAACATACATGGACTCATAAACAAGCGAGCCCGGTGAAAGCTTCTCGGTAATCCACATCGTAAATGAGTTCTTGTAAAACCCGGCAATCGTCGCCGGAAACATAAGTATTGAAGATGAAAATATTACAGGTATGACGCCTGCTGTATTTACTTTTAACGGTATATGCGTATTCTGTCCGCCGTAAACCCTGCGCCCGACAACCCGTTTTGCGTATTGGACCGGTATCCTTCTCTGTCCACGCTCCATGAATATTATTGCACCTGTTATGGCGACTACGAGTATTACTACGATTACCATGAAAATAAGGTTGATATCCCCTCTTTGAACTGCCTGAATTGAAGTAACTATTGCATCAGGCATCCTCACTACGATACCGGAGAAAATTATAAGTGATATTCCGTTCCCTATTCCCTTTTCAGTTATCTGTTCGCCAAGCCACATGATAAACGCAGTGCCGGCTGTAAGAGTGAGCATGGAAATAATCCTGAAACCCCATCCCGGATCCGGTATCAGCGGAGCATTGCCTACGGGGCTTCTCATCTGTTCAAGTCCGTAGCTTATACCAAGACCCTGTATCATGCTGAGCACGACCGTGCCGTATCGGGTGTACTGTGTGATCTTTTTTCTTCCTGCTTCTCCCTCTTTTGAGAGCTTCTCAAGTGCAGGTATGACAACCGTAAGCAGCTGCAGTATGATTGATGCGCTGATATAAGGCATTATGCCGAGTGCAAATATCGTAAGTTTCCTGAGGGCGCCGCCTGAGAACATGTCAAAAAAACCGAGCATCCCGCCCTGCATCTTTGCAAAGAACTCAGCCAGAGCCTGGCCGTCAATTCCGGGGACAGGTATATGCGCACCAATCCTGTACACCGCAAGGAGGCCAAATGTAAAAAGGAGCCTTTTTTTCAGCTCCGGAATTTTGAAAATATTTTGAAATTTCTCAATCACGTGATTTATCTTTTAAGGACCACAACTTCACCGCCTGCCTTCTTTATCTTCTCTTCAGCCTGTTTGCTGAAGTAGTGCGCGGATACTTTGACTGCTTTTGAAATATTCCCCTGTCCAAGAACTTTTATCCCATTCTCGGCTCCCTTAACCAGCCTGTTCGCTATGAGGATTTCAGGAGTGACTTCGTTTATTCCTTCCAGTGCATCTATATCGGAAAGATTGATGATTACAGGTTTTGCAGCAAAGATATTGGTGAAACCTCTTTTAGGCAGCCTTCTGTAAAGAGGCATCTGGCCTCCCTCAAAACCTAACTTGCGGCTGTAGCCGGAGCGTGCCTTTGCTCCTTTGTCGCCGCGGCATGATGTGCTGCCATGCCCTGACCCCGGGCCGCGTCCTACACGTTTTCTTTTCCCGTTATTGCCTCTTGATGTAGGCAGACTCGAAAGTGTCATTTTAAATCTTCTCCCTCTGCTCTTTCCTGGTTTATTGCCCGCTCAGTTCACTTACGGCAAGCATATGAGGAATCTTCTCTATCATCCCGCGCACCTGCACAGAATCCTCACGGACAACAGAGTGATTGATATATCTAAGCCCCAATCCCTTGATCACGGCTTTCTGTTTCTTGCTGCATCCAATAAGACTTCTTTTAAGATCTATTTTTATTTTACCCATTTTAACACCCTATGAAACTATGTCTTCTAAGGTTTTATTTCTTAACCTTGCTATGTCAGATGGGCTTCTTAAGCTTGTAAGCGCATCGAATGTGGCTTTAACTGCATTGTGAGGATTTGTTGAGCCAAGAGACTTTGTAAGAATATCAGTTATGCCAAGTATCTCAAGTACAGCCCTTACTCCACCTCCTGCTATAACGCCTGTACCTTTGTGGGCAGGTTTCAATAACACCTTGCCGCTCCTGAAATGCCCGATAACCTCGTAAGGAATTGTGCCTTCCTTAATTGGGATTTCAACAATGTTCTTCTTTGCCCTTTCAGTCCCCTTTCTGATCGCCTCAGGAACTTCGTTGGCTTTTCCCATTCCATAACCTACATGCCCGTTGCCGTCTCCGACAACAACAAGCGCGGAAAAGCTGAAACGTTTACCACCCTTAACAACCTTTGATACACGGCTGATATGGACTATTTTGTCATTCAACTTCATTTCATCTAAATTTAATTTTTTCAATGGAACCTCCGCTGGCTAAAACTCCAGGCCCTTCTCTCGGGCTGCATCTGCCAGTATTTTAACTTTCCCGTGGAAAGGATAGCCATTTCTGTCAAAAACCGCTTTCTTTATATTTTTTGCAACCGCCTTTTCTGCCAATGATTCACCAACAGCTTTCGCAGCATCCTTATTCTTATGGTTCTTAAGCTTCCCCCGCAACTCTTTGTCAATGCTGCTGCATGAAACAATTGTGTGGCCTTTGTCATCATCTATGAGCTGCGCATAGATGTAATGGAGGCTTTTATAAACACAAAGCCTTGGCTTCTCAGTTGTTCCGTGAATCTTTTTTCTGATTTTCAGATGTCTGCTTTTTCTTGTTTCGCTTCTGCTGACTTCCAATGTTCCGCTCCTTAATCAATCAATCCCGATATCTTATGCCCCGGCTTTTCCAACCTTGGTCTTTATGTACTCGCCTGAATATCTTATCCCCTTTCCCTTGTAAGGCTCAGGAGGATAGAATCCCCTTATTTCCGCGGCAGTCTGACCAACAAGCTGTTTGTCAACGCCTTTTACAGTTATTTCAGTCTGCTTGCCAACCTCTATTTTTATCCCTTCCGGGATCTTGTAATTTACAGTGTGTGAGAATCCTATATTCAGAAGAAGTTCATTCCCCTGTACCTGCGATTTATAACCGACACCGACAATCTCAAGCTTCCGTTCAAAACCCTTAGTTACACCAGTTATCATGTTATTGATTACGCTCCGGACGAGACCGTGCTTGGCGTCGGAATCACTGCTTGACGTCCCGATGCTCGCCACAACCTGCCCTGTTTCAACTTTCACGGATATCTCACTGGGAAATCTGAACTGTATGGAACCCAGAGGGCCCTTTACCTTGACTTCGTTCCCCTTAGTTTCAACCGAAACTCCCTGCGGACAGGGTACCGGCTTTTTACCTATTCTTGACATACTGCCTGCCCCCTTATTCCATAAACATAAAAGCTGTCTTTACCATACTTCACAAAGCACCTCTCCACCGATATTCTCTTTCCTGCAATCCTTATCCGTCATTATCCCCTTTGACGTGGATATTATTACTATGCCGTATCCTCCCAATGATTTTGGAATCTTTTTCGACTTTTCATAGTACCTGCCGCCAGGGGTGCTTTTCCTTTTCAATCCTGTAATTATAGATTTCCCTGTTTCATCATATTTGAGAACTATATTTATCAGGTCTCGTCCCTTCTCGTTCTTGGTTATCCTGAACTTCTGAATATACCCCTGTTCCTGGAGTATATTTGCGATTGCAAGCTTAAGCTTTGATGAGGGTATCTCTACATCATCATGCCTCGCCATGATCGCGTTGCGTATCCTTGTTAACATGTCAGCTACGACATCTGTCATCATAGTATTGGTTTTCTCCCTTAACTTATGTTACAAATTACCAGCTGGCTTTTATTACGCCTGGAAGCTGTCCTTCATGAGCAAGCTTTCTGAAACATATCCTGCACATCTCAAACTTCCTTAAATAGCCCCTTGGTCTGCCGCAAATCCTGCATCTGGTATAAGCCCTGACACTGAACTTTGGCTTTCTATTACACTTGATTATTAGCGATTTCTTTGCCATCTATCTCCCGCAATGTTAATTCCTGAAAGGAACTCCCATGAACTTTAAAAGAGTCTTCCCTTCTTCATCATTT
It encodes:
- the rpsK gene encoding 30S ribosomal protein S11, which codes for MVKEKKVKKKKEKQIVRNGIAHIQSTFNNTIVTITDIEGNVLTWASTGTQAFKGSRKSTPFAATLAAEGAAKKAIEFGMKQIEVYVKGPGAGREAAIRALQSAGLTISVIKDVTPIPHNGCRPRKRRRV
- the rpsM gene encoding 30S ribosomal protein S13 translates to MARIGGVDLPKEKNVEIALTYIFGIGRATSQKVLQITGVDGFKKVKNLSDPEVNELRKVIERDLKIEGDLRKDISINIKRLMDIGCYRGLRHRRSLPVRGQRTHTNARTRKGPRKGGIVKKKSAE
- the rpmJ gene encoding 50S ribosomal protein L36, with translation MKVRASVKKICDKCKIIKRKGTVRVLCINPKHKQRQG
- the infA gene encoding translation initiation factor IF-1; the protein is MPKEEPIEVVATILETLPNAMFRAELENGHKILAHVSGKMRMNFIKILPGDKVTVQLSPYDLTRGRIIYRHKDRK
- the map gene encoding type I methionyl aminopeptidase; this encodes MIALRSPRELDTMRRVNRIVAEILTELGKMVAPGVKTKDLDEYAEKRILELKCKPAFKGYKGYPATLCISVNNEIVHGIPAGRVLCEGDIVSIDIGAENEGYFGDAAATFPVGKINENARKLIDVTRNSLEAGIREAREGNRLGDISNAIQLEVERNGFSVVKYFVGHGIGRELHEPPQIPNFGEPGKGIRLKSGMVFAIEPMVNEGSCDVEILNDGWTAITKDGKLSAHFEHTIAIKNDCAEILTLA
- a CDS encoding adenylate kinase → MNNLIFLGPPGVGKGTQAKMCAEKFSIPQISTGDMLRSAVKQGTPLGVEAKTFMDKGELVPDRIVIGLIAERIGEDDCKKGFILDGFPRTIVQAEELDKLLSKKNLPLKKVVSITALDEELVKRLSGRRTCSSCGEVFHLMFNPPKTADKCDKCQAKLFQRDDDKEATIRERLKVYKNQTSPLIQYYGNKRILEEIDGSLEIGKVFGLICDAIGNSR
- the secY gene encoding preprotein translocase subunit SecY: MIEKFQNIFKIPELKKRLLFTFGLLAVYRIGAHIPVPGIDGQALAEFFAKMQGGMLGFFDMFSGGALRKLTIFALGIMPYISASIILQLLTVVIPALEKLSKEGEAGRKKITQYTRYGTVVLSMIQGLGISYGLEQMRSPVGNAPLIPDPGWGFRIISMLTLTAGTAFIMWLGEQITEKGIGNGISLIIFSGIVVRMPDAIVTSIQAVQRGDINLIFMVIVVILVVAITGAIIFMERGQRRIPVQYAKRVVGRRVYGGQNTHIPLKVNTAGVIPVIFSSSILMFPATIAGFYKNSFTMWITEKLSPGSLVYESMYVLGIIFFCYFYTAIIFNPTDLSENMKKYGGFIPGIRPGKKTSEYIDKVLMRITFGGALYLSAVSVMPDFLIRYGRVPFYFGGTALLIVVGVALDTVSQIESHLLTRHYEGFLKKGRLKGRRG
- the rplO gene encoding 50S ribosomal protein L15, whose amino-acid sequence is MTLSSLPTSRGNNGKRKRVGRGPGSGHGSTSCRGDKGAKARSGYSRKLGFEGGQMPLYRRLPKRGFTNIFAAKPVIINLSDIDALEGINEVTPEILIANRLVKGAENGIKVLGQGNISKAVKVSAHYFSKQAEEKIKKAGGEVVVLKR
- the rpmD gene encoding 50S ribosomal protein L30, with the protein product MGKIKIDLKRSLIGCSKKQKAVIKGLGLRYINHSVVREDSVQVRGMIEKIPHMLAVSELSGQ
- the rpsE gene encoding 30S ribosomal protein S5; translation: MKKLNLDEMKLNDKIVHISRVSKVVKGGKRFSFSALVVVGDGNGHVGYGMGKANEVPEAIRKGTERAKKNIVEIPIKEGTIPYEVIGHFRSGKVLLKPAHKGTGVIAGGGVRAVLEILGITDILTKSLGSTNPHNAVKATFDALTSLRSPSDIARLRNKTLEDIVS
- a CDS encoding 50S ribosomal protein L18 encodes the protein MEVSRSETRKSRHLKIRKKIHGTTEKPRLCVYKSLHYIYAQLIDDDKGHTIVSCSSIDKELRGKLKNHKNKDAAKAVGESLAEKAVAKNIKKAVFDRNGYPFHGKVKILADAAREKGLEF
- the rplF gene encoding 50S ribosomal protein L6; protein product: MSRIGKKPVPCPQGVSVETKGNEVKVKGPLGSIQFRFPSEISVKVETGQVVASIGTSSSDSDAKHGLVRSVINNMITGVTKGFERKLEIVGVGYKSQVQGNELLLNIGFSHTVNYKIPEGIKIEVGKQTEITVKGVDKQLVGQTAAEIRGFYPPEPYKGKGIRYSGEYIKTKVGKAGA
- the rpsH gene encoding 30S ribosomal protein S8; the encoded protein is MMTDVVADMLTRIRNAIMARHDDVEIPSSKLKLAIANILQEQGYIQKFRITKNEKGRDLINIVLKYDETGKSIITGLKRKSTPGGRYYEKSKKIPKSLGGYGIVIISTSKGIMTDKDCRKENIGGEVLCEVW
- a CDS encoding type Z 30S ribosomal protein S14 → MAKKSLIIKCNRKPKFSVRAYTRCRICGRPRGYLRKFEMCRICFRKLAHEGQLPGVIKASW